A region of the Candidatus Methylomirabilota bacterium genome:
TCCATGGAGTCGAGCAGGAACTGCTTGGCCAGCTCGGGCACCTTCGTGTACTTCAGGATCGCGCGCGAGCCGTACGTGAGCGGCTGGATCAGCCCCTTGGGCCCGCGAGGGAACGTGTAGTGCCCGGTCTTGGCCAGGAGCTCGGGGTTGTTCTCTTCGAGCCACAGGGAGATGGTGATGGGGTTCAGGACGAACACGGCCTTGCCGGACTGGTAGGTGGAGTTGTTCATCGTGTTGTCCCACGTGGTCACGCCGGGCGGGAGCGTGCCGGACTTCCAGACCTCGGTGAAGTAGTCGAGGAACTCCCACACCTCCTTCTTGTGGTCGCCCAGGATGATGCGCTTGCCCGCCTGGTCGGCGAGGCGGGCCCCGTAGCTCTTCATGATGTCTTCCCAGACCTGCGAGTCCGTCTGGTTGCTCACGGGAATCCCGAGCCCGTAGGTCTTCGGGGGCTGCTGCACCTTCTTGGCGTAGGCGAGCAGGTCGACCCAGGTCGCGGGGGGCGGCGTGAGACCGGCTTGCTTGACCAGGTCGTCACGGCCGATCAGCATGAAGCCCTGGAGGCCGTAGAGGATGTGGTGCACCCGGCCGTCGGGCTCCAGCATGAACTTGGCGGAGGAGCCCACCCAGCCGCCGTGGGCCTTCTCGAGCTTGCGGTAGACATCCGTGACCTCGAGCAGCTGTCCCCGGCCTCTCAGCTCGACCCCACCCGACTCGACGATGTCGGGGGTGGCCTTGGCCTCGATGGC
Encoded here:
- a CDS encoding extracellular solute-binding protein, with protein sequence MASQKSTRTTRRQFLTSTALTAGAAATLSFPAPAVGQRPKLVYWCYQFLKASDEARANFAREWAKKNNVDLQLSMVPWKEFMPKITAAIEAKATPDIVESGGVELRGRGQLLEVTDVYRKLEKAHGGWVGSSAKFMLEPDGRVHHILYGLQGFMLIGRDDLVKQAGLTPPPATWVDLLAYAKKVQQPPKTYGLGIPVSNQTDSQVWEDIMKSYGARLADQAGKRIILGDHKKEVWEFLDYFTEVWKSGTLPPGVTTWDNTMNNSTYQSGKAVFVLNPITISLWLEENNPELLAKTGHYTFPRGPKGLIQPLTYGSRAILKYTKVPELAKQFLLDSMDHDKMDQEMLVSQWGPVLKSYLDFQVWKKKPFMKGLIDLSLRGEVQSHPDVFNDAWREQSTNTTISRMLQRIVVDNWSRDKAFAETLDVLNKIYAKYA